Proteins from one Bactrocera neohumeralis isolate Rockhampton chromosome 3, APGP_CSIRO_Bneo_wtdbg2-racon-allhic-juicebox.fasta_v2, whole genome shotgun sequence genomic window:
- the LOC126753121 gene encoding uncharacterized protein LOC126753121, producing the protein MSVDVDAEKAKQAPAFDDVDFSSGFETQYLQEYRPSKVVRPAPPDPSLAWYRDTATVMVVCFLFVVLMTGSVALIHSIFSADPTTIVLLLLGYFVMALIFIWFEVFSKNLR; encoded by the coding sequence atgtccGTGGATGTGGATGCGGAGAAAGCCAAGCAGGCGCCAGCGTTCGATGATGTCGATTTTAGCAGCGGTTTCGAGACGCAATACCTGCAGGAATATCGCCCCTCGAAGGTGGTGCGTCCGGCACCCCCCGATCCAAGTTTGGCTTGGTATCGAGATACTGCAACGGTGATGGTGGTTTGCTTTCTCTTCGTGGTGCTCATGACTGGCTCTGTGGCGCTGATTCATTCGATTTTCTCCGCTGATCCCACAACCATAGTGCTGCTATTGTTGGGATATTTTGTGATGGCGCTCATCTTCATTTGGTTCGAAGTGTTCAGCAAGAATTTGcgttga
- the LOC126753119 gene encoding uncharacterized protein LOC126753119 isoform X2: protein MNFSKSTEVLLDNCENVHIEDSGTILPSEISATTNLLDNNNTTAIKTQCPDTRLDIELPLSGERANKTLADIANEPSIFRHPPPPWYRNWTTAGIVLCVIYNLTIVLLLVMGFFKFRQS, encoded by the exons atgaacttcag CAAATCTACCGAAGTTCTCCTGGATAATTGTGAAAATGTACACATTGAGGATTCAGGCACAATATTACCCAGCGAGATCTCCGCGACCACAAATCTGCttgacaacaataacacaacCGCCATTAAAACGCAATGTCCAGACACAAGGCTCGACATTGAACTTCCGCTTTCAGGTGAGAGAGCAAATAAAACACTCGCTGATATAGCAAATGAACCATCGATTTTCCGCCATCCACCGCCGCCTTGGTATCGCAACTGGACAACCGCTGGCATCGTGCTTTGTGTGATCTACAATTTGACCATAGTACTACTCCTAGTTATGGGATTCTTTAAGTTCCGCCAAAGCTGA
- the LOC126753119 gene encoding uncharacterized protein LOC126753119 isoform X1 produces MKKKSSKSTEVLLDNCENVHIEDSGTILPSEISATTNLLDNNNTTAIKTQCPDTRLDIELPLSGERANKTLADIANEPSIFRHPPPPWYRNWTTAGIVLCVIYNLTIVLLLVMGFFKFRQS; encoded by the exons atgaagaagaaaagcag CAAATCTACCGAAGTTCTCCTGGATAATTGTGAAAATGTACACATTGAGGATTCAGGCACAATATTACCCAGCGAGATCTCCGCGACCACAAATCTGCttgacaacaataacacaacCGCCATTAAAACGCAATGTCCAGACACAAGGCTCGACATTGAACTTCCGCTTTCAGGTGAGAGAGCAAATAAAACACTCGCTGATATAGCAAATGAACCATCGATTTTCCGCCATCCACCGCCGCCTTGGTATCGCAACTGGACAACCGCTGGCATCGTGCTTTGTGTGATCTACAATTTGACCATAGTACTACTCCTAGTTATGGGATTCTTTAAGTTCCGCCAAAGCTGA